From one Equus asinus isolate D_3611 breed Donkey chromosome 5, EquAss-T2T_v2, whole genome shotgun sequence genomic stretch:
- the LOC139045292 gene encoding ral guanine nucleotide dissociation stimulator-like, which yields MLTDLIMLDTAMEDYVNGNEINHEKKKKEHKVMMEIVQLQEAAENYNLEPQERFRAWFWDMEQLSEDESYSLSCQLEPRC from the exons ATGCTAACTGACCTGATCATGCTGGACACTGCCATGGAGGATTACGTAAAT ggcaaTGAGATCAACcacgagaaaaagaaaaag GAGCACAAAGTGATGATGGAGATCGTgcagctccaggaggctgcagagaATTACAACCTAGAGCCCCAGGAGCGATTCAGGGCCTGGTTCTGGGACATGGAGCAGCTCAGTGAGGACGAGAG ctacagcctgtcctgccagctggagccccggtGCTAG